A single Corticium candelabrum chromosome 16, ooCorCand1.1, whole genome shotgun sequence DNA region contains:
- the LOC134192384 gene encoding LOW QUALITY PROTEIN: A disintegrin and metalloproteinase with thrombospondin motifs 7-like (The sequence of the model RefSeq protein was modified relative to this genomic sequence to represent the inferred CDS: deleted 1 base in 1 codon): MPVNSAGSNICRELWCQSKPNGSCYRTGFPAADGTSCGHKKVCWIGQCIKHHKVPAPSDGSWGQWAAYGGCSQTCGRGVAVSERACNRPKPSFGGRYCVGKRKRYSVCNTQLCRPGSPSFYTQQCSQQNNIPYKNSLHEWLPEILPNRECQLICKTKDQPVVAILKSKVADGTKCKGNGVCINGQCHSVGCDNRIDSNAKMDRCGVCGGNNLTCALTHSSTNNSMLLVLHTSFNSAIFDTYKPCHQVCPFQGYERACHFPVGAQQIAVMERQPSINFLALKTSKKYIINGQWEIQQPMTIKVAGTFLKYWRHGRLESFTALGPINEDLFVYVIFQGSNPGVLCEFVISTAALPHNKLPTTEKKQNSSGTWIYSPWSSCSTLCGSGIMIRTAKCIRDSQIVNSSMCPDQPETETQCNVKVCPHWKTFKWTECSTSCGNGVQTRHVICRHSSTYSRCPLNTKPVTSKSCFRAPCGNWITGSWSECSKQCGTGVTGRKVSCQRGLCDPHTKPIEMDFCNTQPCHTWTVGQWSKCSTSCGNGVKRRVVKCIRQQVGNETSSSQCNVNMKPSHSQLCHLKACPQQLSVLTAGSCNDSNPLLCQNVARLSRKSSGICTGQILSICCQTCKNFLQPLRT, translated from the exons ATGCCAGTGAACAGTGCAGGTTCA AATATCTGTCGAGAGTTGTGGTGTCAAAGCAAACCCAATGGATCCTGCTACAGAACAGGATTTCCAGCAGCTGATGGCACATCATGTGGCCACAAGAAG GTGTGTTGGATTGGCCAATGCATAAAGCATCATAAAGTCCCTGCTCCATCTGATGGGAGTTGGGGACAATGGGCTGCTTATGGTGGTTGCAGTCAAACATGTGGTCGTGGAGTAGCTGTGTCTGAAAGAGCTTGCAACCGTCCAAA GCCTTCTTTTGGTGGACGTTACTGTGTTGGAAAAAGAAAACGATATTCTGTGTGCAATACTCAG TTATGTCGACCAGGGTCTCCAAGTTTCTACACACAACAGTGTTCTCAGCAAAACAACATCCCATACAAAAACTCACTGCATGAATGGCTGCCAGAAATACTGCCCA ATAGGGAATGCCAGCTTATTTGCAAAACCAAAGATCAACCGGTAGTGGCCATACTAAAGTCCAAAGTTGCCGACGGCACTAAATGCAAAGGAAATGGAGTCTGCATCAATGGCCAATGCCAT AGTGTCGGTTGTGACAATCGTATTGATTCCAATGCCAAGATGGACCGATGCGGAGTCTGTGGTGGTAATAATCTCACATGC GCACTTACTCACTCctctacaaacaacagcatgCTATTGGTACTACATACTTCTTTCAATAGTGCTATTTTTGATACATATAAACCATGTCATCAAGTGTGTCCATTTCAAGGTTATGAAAGAGCTTGTCACTTTCCTGTTGGAGCTCAGCAAATCGCAGTCATGGAAAGGCAACCATCTATTAATTTTCTTG CTCTAAAAACATCCAAAAAATATATCATCAATGGTCAGTGGGAAATTCAGCAACCAATGACAATCAAAGTTGCTGGAACATTCCTGAAGTATTGGCGACATGGAAGGCTAGAATCCTTTACAGCATTGGGTCCCATCAATGAAGACCTCTTCGTCTAT GTCATATTTCAAGGCTCCAATCCAGGTGTATTGTGTGAGTTCGTAATCTCTACAGCTGCTCTACCTCACAATAAGCTACCAACAACTgagaaaaaacaaaacagcAGTGGGACATGGATTTACAGCCCTTGGTCTTCTTGCAGTACGCTATGTGGATCAGGTATCATGATACGAACAGCAAAATGCATCAGAGACAGTCAAATAGTGAACAGCTCAATGTGTCCCGATCAGCCAGAGACTGAGACGCAATGCAATGTTAAAGTTTGTCCACACTGGAAAACTTTTAAATGGACAGAG TGTAGCACATCCTGTGGAAACGGTGTCCAAACTAGACATGTCATTTGCCGACACAGTTCTACATACAGCCGATGTCCACTCAATACAAAACCAGTCACCTCAAAGTCTTGCTTCAGGGCACCATGCGGCAACTGGATCACAGGAAGCTGGTCTGAG TGTTCAAAACAATGTGGAACAGGAGTGACAGGTCGAAAAGTCTCTTGTCAGAGAGGACTCTGTGATCCTCACACTAAACCAATAGAAATGGACTTCTGCAATACACAGCCATGTCATACATGGACAGTTGGTCAGTGGTCAAAG TGTTCTACATCATGTGGAAATGGAGTGAAGAGACGTGTTGTCAAGTGCATAAGGCAACAAGTAGGTAATGAGACATCTTCTAGTCAGTGTAATGTGAACATGAAaccatcacattcacaactgtgTCATCTCAAAGCTTGTCCACAGCAACTTTCTGTACTCACTGCAG
- the LOC134192385 gene encoding A disintegrin and metalloproteinase with thrombospondin motifs 6-like — MVAVQLQQPDKMNGLIAYGHRSYLIEPASDERYHLLKPLPAQTKHDNGCPLTISKTTPMTAKCFLSLIFSAGSRKQFIKVDDANRSLSERRRRSVIRSIQRFIETTVVIDQSMMDFHGNQTVSYVMSIMNMVHKLFRDQSIGHAIDIVVSQIDILNKTNLMNLTGEANKDLNTFCQWKHQKGNGRHTGEDLSILLTRNDLCVPNHETSCQETWGLAYVGGAC, encoded by the exons ATGGTGGCGGTGCAGCTGCAACAGCCTGACAAGATG AATGGACTAATCGCCTACGGTCATCGCAGCTATTTGATTGAGCCTGCATCTGATGAGCGCTATCATCTCCTGAAGCCTCTGCCAGCACAAACCAAGCATGACAATGGTTGCCCTCTTACCATCAGCAAGACGA CTCCAATGACTGCAAAATGCTTTCTTTCTCTTATCTTCTCTGCAGGCTCTAGAAAACAGTTTATCAAGGTGGATGATGCTAACAGAAGCCTTTCAGAGAGAAGACGGCGGTCAGTGATAAGAAGTATCCAGAGATTCATAGAAACAACAGTAGTGATTgaccagtcaatgatggactTTCACGGCAATCAGACGGTGTCCTACGTCATGTCCATTATGAACATG GTTCATAAACTATTCAGAGATCAGTCAATTGGTCACGCTATTGACATTGTGGTCAGTCAGATCGACATTCTAAATAAAACA AACCTCATGAATCTTACTGGAGAAGCAAACAAAGATCTTAATACTTTCTGTCAATGGAAACACCAAAAAGGAAATGGGAGGCACACAGGGGAAGATCTGTCCATTCTCCTCACCAG AAATGATCTTTGTGTTCCTAACCACGAGACTTCATGTCAGGAAACTTGGGGCCTTGCTTACGTAGGAGGAGCATGC
- the LOC134191993 gene encoding ATP-dependent Clp protease ATP-binding subunit ClpX-like, whose translation MSVGVARSRRISYGFLLCFGQYSSRCRVSSTHSQSKQAFLTNIKRVLSFCSPQAGVKISGVSLRDDVGRRSLSGSGSTGSGKSGVTQFCCPKCGAPFDTGPSFVVSSRFIRCARCSHFFVWQFGEEMTEPSKTVKEGNNTQQAHQQRFDSNRPLPPPKKIYEYLNQHVIGQDYAKKVLSVAVYNHYKRINVKKQSTSKWQQQGLKMSQHNHPSSSSSSHIWNSGIAGLNSLMAIHPHFGSSAGGRPAAPIAQTESVTETSQKDSQPADKKQTLKVKVDKSNVLLLGPTGSGKTLLAESLAHFLDVPLAICDCTTLTQAGYVGDDIESVIVKLMQKSQFNAEIAQRGIVFLDEVDKISSLPGYRMRDVGGEGVQQGLLKLLEGTLVSIPERNDRRGLKSEQIQIDTTNILFIASGAFTGLDKIISRRKTKKNVGFGAKATPQTDMVAEGFFLSDPFHLLHLQSEEGCKAELIEKDSLLQGVESEDLIEFGLIPEFVGRFPVIVSLSSLDEDTLVTILTEPANALIPQFQSLLAMDKVELHFTDDALREIARQALEKQTGARGLRAILERLLLEPMFDVPGSDICAVHIDDEVVRGDKSSHYVYNSKALDEQEVSEENMETEVDRSINMSAL comes from the exons ATGTCTGTCGGTGTCGCCCGATCTCGTCGTATTTCCTACGgctttttgttgtgttttggaCAGTACAGTTCGCGTTGCCGCGTCTCGTCAACTCATAGTCAATCGAAACAGGCGTTTCTAACAAATATCAAAC GCGTACTTTCGTTCTGTTCACCACAGGCTGGTGTGAAAATCAGTGGTGTAAGCTTGAGAGATGACGTTGGCAGACGTTCTCTGTCTGGTAGCGGATCTACTGGAAGCGGAAAGTCTGGCGTCACGCAGTTTTGCTGCCCAAAATGTGGAGCTCCGTTTGACACTGGACCATCATTTGTTG TTTCATCACGTTTCATTCGTTGCGCACGCTGCAGCCATTTCTTTGTGTGGCAATTTGGAGAAGAGATGACAGAACCCAGCAAGACAGTGAAGGAGGGTAACAACACACAGCAAGCACATCAACAAAGATTCGATTCAAACCGACCACTGCCACCGCCCAAGAAG ATTTATGAGTATCTCAATCAGCATGTGATTGGTCAAGACTATGCTAAGAAAGTGTTATCAGTAGCTGTGTATAATCACTACAAGAGGATTAATGTGAAGAAACAGTCAACCAGTAAATGGCAGCAGCAAGGCTTGAAGATGAGTCAACACAATCACccatcctcatcatcatcgtcacaTATTTGGAATAGTGGAATAGCTGGATTAAATTCGTTGATGGCCATTCATCCACATTTTGGATCTTCTGCTGGTGGGCGACCTGCAGCTCCAATAGCACAAACAGAAAGTGTGACTGAGACAAGCCAGAAGGACAGCCAACCTgcagacaagaaacaaacattgAAAGTGAAGGTTGATAAGAGTAATGTACTTCTTCTAGGACCTACAGGATCAG GAAAAACTCTTCTTGCTGAGTCACTTGCTCACTTCTTGGATGTTCCTCTTGCTATTTGTGACTGTACGACTCTAACTCAAGCTGGTTATGTTGGAGATGACATTGAGTCTGTTATAGTCAAACTCATGCAG AAGTCGCAGTTTAATGCAGAGATAGCACAAAGAG GAATTGTATTTTTGGATGAAGTGGATAAAATTAGTAGCTTGCCTGGCTATCGTATGAGAGACGTAGGAGGAGAGGGAGTGCAGCAG GGTTTGCTGAAACTGTTAGAAGGTACGTTAGTGAGCATTCCTGAAAGAAATGACAGACGAGGCTTGAAATCAGAgcaaatacaaatagacacaacaaacatattatttattgcttcTGGTGCTTTTACTGGTCTTGACAAGATTATCAGCAGACGGAAAACTAAGAAG aaTGTGGGTTTTGGAGCAAAGGCAACTCCTCAAACTGATATGGTTGCCGAAGGGTTTTTTTTGTCCGATCCATTTCATTTGTTGCATTTGCAATCAGAAGAAGGATGTAAAGCTGAATTGATCGAGAAAGACAGTCTTCTGCAAGGAGTTGAGTCAGAGGATCTTATTGAGTTTGGACTTATTCCTGAGTTTGTGGGTCGCTTTCCTGTCATTGTCAGTCTCAGTTCACTGGACGAGGACACTCTGGTGACAATACTGACTGAGCCAGCAAATGCACTTATTCCTCAATTTCAAAGTCTTTTAGCTATGGATAAG GTTGAACTTCACTTTACTGATGACGCATTGAGGGAAATAGCTCGACAAGCACTCGAGAAACAAACAGGAGCTCGAGGTCTTCGGGCCATCttg GAACGTTTGCTATTAGAGCCAATGTTTGATGTCCCTGGATCAGACATCTGTGCTGTACATATTGATGATGAAGTGGTACGAGGAGACAAGAGCTCTCATTATGTCTACAATAGCAAGGCTCTAGATGAGCAGGAAGTTAGTGAGGAAAACATGGAAACAGAAGTAGATAGAAGCATCAACATGTCAGCGTTATAA